In one Roseburia intestinalis L1-82 genomic region, the following are encoded:
- the gatB gene encoding Asp-tRNA(Asn)/Glu-tRNA(Gln) amidotransferase subunit GatB, whose protein sequence is MSKIYETVIGLEVHVELATKTKIFCGCSTAFGGAPNTHTCPVCTGMPGSLPVLNRQVVEYAMAVGIATNCSITQYCKFDRKNYFYPDNPQNYQISQLYLPICRNGGVEIETAAGKKIIGIHEIHMEEDAGKLVHDEWEDVSIVDYNRSGVPLIEIVSEPDMRSAEEVIAYLEKLRMIIQYLGASDCKLNEGSMRADVNLSVREAGAKKFGTRTEMKNLNSFKAIARAIEGERARQIELLEAGKKIVQETRRWDDNKESSHAMRSKEDAQDYRYFPEPDLVPIVISDEWIAKVKANQPELRTEKLERYQREFDLPKYDAEIITGHKKFADLFEAATELCGKPKKVSNWIMVETMRLLKENNMDPEDIRFSPVNLAKLINLADSGSITNTVAKEVFELIFKDDIDPEKYVEEKGLKTVNDEGALRETVQKILAENPQSVEDYHNGKEKAIGFLVGQTMKAMKGKANPALVNQILKELL, encoded by the coding sequence ATGAGTAAAATATATGAAACTGTCATTGGACTTGAGGTCCATGTTGAGTTAGCAACGAAAACAAAAATCTTCTGCGGCTGTTCCACGGCATTCGGCGGTGCACCAAACACACATACCTGTCCGGTCTGTACCGGTATGCCGGGTTCCCTTCCGGTGTTGAACCGTCAGGTGGTGGAATATGCGATGGCAGTGGGAATTGCCACAAACTGCAGTATTACCCAGTACTGTAAATTTGACCGTAAAAACTATTTTTACCCGGATAACCCGCAGAACTACCAGATCTCCCAGTTATATCTGCCCATCTGCAGAAACGGTGGTGTCGAGATCGAGACAGCAGCCGGAAAGAAGATTATTGGTATCCATGAGATCCATATGGAAGAGGATGCCGGAAAACTGGTGCATGACGAGTGGGAGGATGTCTCCATCGTAGATTACAACCGTTCCGGTGTACCGCTGATTGAGATCGTATCCGAGCCTGATATGCGTTCCGCGGAGGAGGTTATCGCATATCTTGAAAAGCTGCGCATGATCATCCAGTATCTGGGAGCATCTGACTGTAAATTAAACGAAGGTTCCATGCGTGCCGATGTCAACCTGTCCGTCCGTGAAGCCGGCGCAAAGAAGTTTGGAACCCGTACCGAGATGAAAAACTTAAACTCCTTTAAAGCGATCGCAAGAGCTATCGAGGGAGAGCGTGCACGTCAGATCGAACTGCTTGAAGCCGGAAAGAAGATCGTGCAGGAGACACGCCGCTGGGATGACAATAAGGAATCTTCCCATGCAATGCGTTCCAAAGAGGATGCACAGGATTACCGTTATTTCCCGGAGCCGGATCTCGTCCCGATCGTGATCAGCGATGAGTGGATCGCAAAAGTAAAGGCAAACCAGCCGGAACTGCGCACGGAAAAATTAGAGCGTTACCAGAGAGAGTTTGATCTTCCAAAATACGATGCCGAGATCATCACAGGACACAAAAAATTTGCAGACCTGTTTGAGGCGGCAACCGAGCTTTGCGGCAAACCGAAAAAAGTGTCCAACTGGATCATGGTCGAAACTATGCGTCTGTTAAAGGAAAACAACATGGATCCGGAAGACATCCGTTTTTCTCCGGTCAATCTTGCAAAACTGATCAATCTTGCCGATTCCGGTTCCATTACAAACACGGTCGCAAAGGAAGTATTCGAACTGATCTTTAAAGATGACATTGATCCGGAAAAATATGTTGAAGAGAAAGGCTTAAAGACAGTCAACGACGAGGGTGCACTCCGTGAGACAGTACAGAAAATATTAGCAGAAAATCCACAGTCGGTTGAGGATTACCATAACGGCAAAGAAAAGGCAATCGGATTCTTAGTCGGACAGACCATGAAAGCCATGAAAGGAAAAGCAAACCCGGCGCTTGTGAACCAGATATTAAAAGAGTTACTGTAA
- a CDS encoding HD domain-containing protein — MERRSKMTYHLSDEQEKYFYDTLEELCRQSRLLESHRYMQHGDTSVFRHSVSVAYFSYYLALKMNAPVDIHSLVRGALLHDYFLYDWHEKDASHKWHGFHHAKKACENAARDIPDLNEIEKDMIKCHMFPLNIVPPKYMEGWILCCADKICSGAETVKGRLPEHIVLPWRKQIRSEL, encoded by the coding sequence ATGGAAAGAAGGAGCAAAATGACCTATCATTTATCCGACGAGCAGGAAAAATACTTTTATGACACCTTAGAGGAACTCTGCAGGCAGTCCCGTCTGTTAGAGTCACACCGCTATATGCAGCACGGTGACACCAGCGTGTTCCGCCACAGTGTGTCGGTTGCATATTTCAGCTATTATCTGGCACTGAAAATGAATGCGCCGGTGGATATCCATTCGCTGGTTCGCGGTGCGCTGTTACATGATTATTTTTTGTATGACTGGCATGAGAAAGATGCATCACATAAATGGCATGGATTTCATCATGCAAAAAAGGCGTGTGAGAATGCAGCCCGTGATATCCCGGATTTGAACGAGATAGAGAAGGATATGATAAAATGTCATATGTTTCCATTAAATATCGTTCCGCCAAAATACATGGAAGGCTGGATCTTATGCTGTGCAGATAAGATCTGTTCCGGGGCAGAAACCGTGAAAGGACGCCTGCCGGAGCATATCGTTCTGCCGTGGAGGAAACAGATTCGTTCAGAATTATAG
- a CDS encoding ABC transporter ATP-binding protein, whose translation MAEKNTKPVQGPGGRGPKGPRPKVENPGKLFMRLLAYIMKNYAVHCILVVICIFITVLASVQGTWFMQTLIDGYILPLIGQADPDFSGLLHAIMRVSIFYLIGALASYIYTRIMVNVSQGTLKNLRDDMFTHMEELPIRYFDTHYHGDIMSTYTNDIDTLRQMISQSMPQFLNSIITIVSVFVSMLLLNVPLTIVTLLMIGVTLFATKKIGALSAKYFIAQQKDIATVNGYIEEMMNGQKVVKVFTHEEESIENFNRLNDQLFHSADNANKFGNILMPVNAQIGNISYVLCALVGGVLALNGVGGFTLGKLASFLTYNKSFSQPVNQLSMQLNNIVMALAGSERIFKLLDEEPEVDNGYVTLVRARKENGQIVESKERTGMWAWKHTHQADGSVDYIELKGDVVFDDVNFGYNPDKIVLHNVDLYATPGQKIAFVGSTGAGKTTITNLINRFYDIQDGKIRYDGININKIKKDDLRHSLGIVLQDTHLFTATVMENIRYGKLDATDEEVIAAAKLANADTFIHQLPDGYNTLLTGDGANLSQGQRQLLAIARAAIADPPVLILDEATSSIDTRTEKIVQDGMDKLMAGRTTFVIAHRLSTVKNSDCIIVLEQGRVIERGNHDKLMEEKGKYYQLYTGNLAEG comes from the coding sequence ATGGCAGAAAAGAATACCAAACCGGTTCAGGGACCGGGCGGCAGAGGTCCAAAAGGTCCGCGCCCGAAAGTTGAAAATCCGGGAAAATTATTTATGCGTCTGCTCGCCTATATCATGAAAAATTATGCAGTGCACTGTATTCTCGTCGTGATCTGCATCTTCATTACCGTACTCGCCAGTGTACAGGGTACCTGGTTTATGCAGACTCTGATCGACGGCTATATCCTGCCGCTCATCGGTCAGGCAGATCCTGACTTTTCCGGTCTGCTGCACGCTATCATGCGCGTTTCCATTTTCTACCTGATCGGAGCACTTGCTTCCTATATATACACACGCATCATGGTAAATGTTTCCCAGGGTACCTTAAAGAATCTGCGTGATGACATGTTCACCCATATGGAAGAACTTCCGATCCGCTACTTTGACACGCACTATCACGGAGATATCATGTCCACTTATACGAACGATATCGATACACTCCGCCAGATGATCAGCCAGAGTATGCCGCAGTTTTTAAACAGCATCATCACCATTGTCAGCGTATTTGTCAGCATGCTGCTCTTAAATGTTCCCCTGACGATTGTAACACTCCTGATGATCGGTGTCACACTGTTTGCGACTAAAAAGATCGGCGCACTCAGTGCCAAATACTTTATCGCACAGCAGAAAGACATTGCAACGGTCAATGGTTATATCGAAGAAATGATGAATGGCCAGAAGGTTGTTAAAGTCTTTACTCACGAGGAAGAAAGTATTGAAAACTTTAACAGATTAAATGACCAGCTCTTCCATAGCGCAGATAACGCCAACAAATTTGGTAATATTTTAATGCCGGTCAATGCACAGATCGGTAATATCAGCTATGTGCTCTGTGCTTTAGTCGGCGGTGTGCTCGCCTTAAACGGTGTAGGTGGCTTTACTCTTGGAAAACTTGCAAGTTTCCTTACCTATAATAAGAGCTTCAGCCAGCCGGTCAACCAGCTTAGTATGCAGCTCAACAATATTGTCATGGCGCTTGCCGGTTCTGAGCGAATCTTTAAACTGCTCGACGAAGAGCCGGAAGTAGATAACGGTTATGTTACACTCGTCCGCGCCAGAAAAGAAAACGGGCAGATCGTCGAATCCAAAGAGCGCACCGGTATGTGGGCATGGAAACATACCCATCAGGCAGACGGCAGTGTGGATTATATCGAGCTGAAAGGTGACGTAGTCTTTGATGATGTCAATTTCGGTTATAACCCGGATAAGATCGTGCTCCACAATGTAGACCTCTATGCAACACCGGGTCAGAAGATCGCATTTGTCGGAAGTACCGGTGCCGGAAAGACCACGATCACAAACCTGATCAACCGTTTCTACGATATCCAGGATGGTAAGATCCGTTACGATGGCATCAACATCAACAAGATCAAAAAAGATGACCTGCGCCACTCTCTCGGTATCGTACTGCAGGATACACACCTGTTTACCGCAACCGTGATGGAAAACATCCGTTACGGAAAACTTGACGCCACCGATGAAGAAGTCATTGCAGCGGCAAAACTTGCCAACGCCGACACCTTTATCCATCAGCTTCCGGACGGTTACAACACACTTTTAACCGGTGACGGTGCCAACTTAAGTCAGGGACAAAGACAGCTTCTTGCCATTGCGCGTGCTGCGATTGCAGATCCGCCGGTACTGATCCTCGATGAGGCGACCAGTTCGATCGATACCAGAACCGAAAAGATCGTTCAGGACGGTATGGATAAACTGATGGCAGGACGCACCACATTCGTGATCGCCCACCGCCTCTCCACCGTTAAAAACAGTGACTGTATCATCGTATTAGAGCAGGGACGCGTCATTGAGCGCGGTAACCATGACAAACTCATGGAAGAAAAAGGAAAATACTATCAGCTTTACACGGGAAATCTTGCGGAAGGCTAA
- a CDS encoding ABC transporter ATP-binding protein: protein MLKTLGAQIKEFKKDSFLTPVFMILEVLMETIIPLMMASIIDNGVEAGDIHHIYVMGGCMVIVACISLFAGTMGGKYGARASAGFARNLRKAMYENIQTFSFSNIDKFSTAGLVTRLTTDVTNLQNAYQMLLRMCVRAPISLICAMIMAFFINARLASVYLIAVIVLGMILAIITVRAHHYFMEVFPKYDDLNASVQENVSAIRVVKAYVREDYEKKKFTQASKNIYNMFVKAEGVLAFNSPVMQIVVYSCIIALSWLGAKMIVAGSLTTGELMSLLTYCMNIMMSLMMLSMVFVMLAMSIASAERICEVLNEKSDITNPENPVYEVADGSVTFDHVTFRYNKTSDKPILDDVNLSIRSGETIGVIGGTGSSKSSLVNLISRLYDVSEGAVLVGGKDVRSYDLDTLRDEVSVVLQNNVLFSGTIYENLRWGDKNATDEECRHACRLACADEFIDRFPDGYNTYIEQGGTNVSGGQKQRLCIARALLKKPKILILDDSTSAVDTATDAKIRKAFAEEIPDTTKFIIAQRISSVQNADRIIVLDNGVVNGFGTHEELLASNDIYRDVYESQTSGSGDFDEGGAA from the coding sequence ATGTTAAAAACTCTGGGAGCCCAGATCAAAGAATTTAAAAAGGATTCTTTCCTCACTCCTGTTTTCATGATCTTAGAAGTGCTCATGGAAACGATCATCCCACTGATGATGGCATCGATCATCGATAACGGCGTAGAGGCCGGGGATATCCACCATATTTACGTCATGGGCGGATGTATGGTCATTGTCGCATGCATTTCCCTGTTTGCAGGAACGATGGGTGGAAAATACGGTGCCCGCGCTTCCGCAGGATTTGCGCGCAACTTACGAAAAGCAATGTATGAAAATATACAGACTTTTTCTTTTTCCAACATTGACAAATTCAGCACCGCAGGTCTTGTCACCCGTCTTACCACCGACGTGACCAACCTGCAGAACGCATATCAGATGCTTTTGCGCATGTGCGTCCGCGCACCGATCTCTTTGATCTGCGCAATGATCATGGCATTTTTCATCAATGCAAGACTTGCTTCGGTTTATCTGATCGCCGTTATCGTACTTGGTATGATCCTCGCAATTATCACTGTGCGTGCACATCATTATTTTATGGAAGTATTTCCAAAATACGATGACTTAAACGCATCCGTGCAGGAAAATGTCTCCGCAATCCGCGTAGTCAAAGCCTATGTCCGCGAGGATTACGAGAAGAAGAAATTTACACAGGCAAGCAAAAATATTTACAACATGTTTGTCAAAGCGGAAGGCGTACTTGCCTTTAACTCTCCGGTCATGCAGATCGTTGTATACAGCTGCATCATTGCATTAAGCTGGCTGGGTGCCAAAATGATCGTCGCAGGTTCCCTTACCACCGGAGAGCTGATGAGCCTTCTTACCTATTGTATGAACATCATGATGAGTCTGATGATGCTCTCCATGGTTTTCGTCATGTTAGCCATGAGTATCGCAAGTGCCGAGCGTATCTGTGAAGTCTTAAATGAAAAGAGTGATATCACAAACCCGGAAAATCCGGTCTATGAGGTTGCCGACGGCAGTGTTACCTTCGACCATGTGACCTTCCGTTACAACAAGACTTCGGATAAACCGATCCTTGATGATGTCAATCTTTCCATCCGCTCCGGGGAAACGATCGGTGTCATCGGCGGCACGGGAAGTTCGAAATCCTCGCTCGTCAACTTAATCAGCCGTCTCTATGACGTCTCAGAGGGCGCAGTCCTTGTCGGCGGCAAAGACGTCCGCTCCTACGACCTGGATACGCTGCGCGACGAGGTTTCCGTGGTACTGCAGAACAACGTGCTCTTCTCGGGAACCATTTACGAAAATCTGCGCTGGGGTGATAAAAATGCGACCGACGAAGAATGCCGCCACGCATGCCGCCTTGCATGCGCAGATGAATTTATCGACCGTTTCCCGGACGGCTACAACACTTACATTGAACAGGGCGGAACCAACGTATCCGGCGGTCAGAAACAGCGTTTATGTATCGCGAGAGCCCTGTTAAAGAAACCGAAAATACTTATTTTAGACGACAGTACCAGTGCTGTCGACACTGCAACCGATGCTAAGATCCGCAAGGCTTTTGCCGAGGAGATCCCGGATACGACAAAATTTATCATTGCGCAGCGAATCTCCTCCGTCCAGAATGCAGACCGCATCATCGTTTTAGATAACGGTGTTGTAAACGGTTTTGGAACCCACGAAGAATTGTTAGCGTCCAATGATATCTACCGCGACGTCTACGAATCACAGACCAGCGGAAGCGGTGATTTTGATGAAGGAGGTGCTGCATAA
- a CDS encoding MarR family winged helix-turn-helix transcriptional regulator, translating to MHTDTIGYKIRLLHNQIHKRMEAKRQENEKEPLTGMQRWTLGFLRDHDGKDIYQKDIETEFSVSRATASNMLAVMERKGLVRREAVEHDARLKKLVLTEKARALVDRSEQDMRDMEALLAKGLSEGEIRDLKRYLDQMLSNLDVDVECPKNSFCGGMKNRNTRCCG from the coding sequence ATGCATACAGACACGATCGGATATAAAATACGGCTGCTTCACAACCAGATCCACAAGCGGATGGAGGCAAAAAGGCAGGAAAATGAAAAAGAACCGCTGACGGGAATGCAGCGCTGGACGCTTGGCTTTTTGAGGGATCATGACGGGAAAGATATTTATCAGAAGGATATCGAAACAGAGTTTTCCGTATCGAGGGCAACTGCATCAAATATGCTTGCAGTCATGGAGAGGAAAGGGCTTGTGCGCCGTGAGGCGGTGGAGCATGATGCGAGATTAAAAAAGCTGGTGCTGACAGAGAAAGCACGCGCTTTAGTGGACAGATCAGAGCAGGATATGCGGGATATGGAAGCACTTTTAGCGAAAGGACTGAGTGAAGGGGAGATACGGGATCTGAAGAGATATTTAGACCAGATGCTTTCTAATTTAGACGTGGATGTCGAGTGTCCGAAGAATTCTTTTTGTGGCGGCATGAAAAACAGAAACACTAGATGTTGTGGTTAA
- the nrdD gene encoding anaerobic ribonucleoside-triphosphate reductase: protein MKIIKRSGMEDTFDIKKIEAAIRRANNSVIDYEKLTDKQIDEISKNVEVACENMKRSPSVEEIQDMVENQIMNQRAFNVARNYITYRYKQELVRKSNSTDEQILSLLECNNEEVKQENSNKNPTVNSVQRDYMAGEVSKDITKRFLLPPDIVEAHEQGIIHFHDADYFAQHMHNCCLVNLEDMLQNGTVISETMIDRPKSFSTACNIATQAIAQIASSQYGGQSISLSHLAPFVQVSREKYRKQVRTELEAIGVTPTEDKVNKIAEIRVKEEINRGVQMIQYQVITLMTTNGQAPFITVFMYLDEVPEGQLRDDLAAVIEEMLHQRILGVKNEQGVYITPAFPKLIYVLEADNIREGTKYWYLTKLAAECTAKRMVPDYISEKIMKKLKDGNCYTCMGCRSFLTVDRTKGNYANAKNYVPGKKYYGRFNQGVVTLNLVDVACSSGKDMDKFWELLDERLDLCYRALIIRHKRLLGTPSDVAPILWQNGALARLKKGETIDKLLYDGYSTISLGYAGLCECTRYMKGVSHTEPEGTEFALKVMRRLNDACTEWKEKHNIDFSLYGTPLESTTYKFAKCLQKRFGIIPGVTDKNYITNSYHVHVTEEISAFDKLKFESQFQELSPGGAISYVEVPNMQNNLDAVLAVMQYIYDNIMYAELNTKSDYCMECGYSGEIKIVNDKDGKLVWECPNCGNRDQNKMSVARRTCGYIGTQFWNQGRTQEIKERVLHL from the coding sequence ATGAAAATTATTAAAAGAAGCGGTATGGAGGATACCTTTGATATTAAAAAAATCGAGGCGGCGATCCGCAGAGCGAACAACAGCGTTATTGATTATGAGAAGCTGACGGACAAGCAGATTGACGAGATATCAAAAAATGTGGAAGTTGCCTGTGAAAATATGAAGCGTTCCCCAAGTGTAGAGGAAATTCAGGATATGGTGGAGAACCAGATCATGAATCAGCGTGCATTTAATGTGGCGCGCAACTATATTACATATCGTTACAAACAGGAACTGGTGCGCAAGTCCAACTCAACGGATGAACAGATCTTAAGTTTGTTAGAGTGTAATAATGAGGAAGTAAAACAGGAAAATTCAAATAAAAACCCGACCGTAAACAGTGTACAGAGGGATTACATGGCAGGTGAGGTCAGCAAGGATATCACAAAGAGATTTTTGCTGCCGCCGGATATTGTGGAGGCGCATGAGCAGGGAATCATTCATTTTCATGATGCGGATTATTTTGCACAGCATATGCACAACTGCTGTCTGGTCAACTTAGAGGATATGCTCCAGAACGGAACCGTCATCAGTGAGACGATGATCGACCGTCCGAAGAGCTTTTCAACAGCATGTAACATTGCAACACAGGCAATCGCCCAGATCGCAAGTTCACAGTATGGCGGACAGAGTATTTCACTTTCCCATCTGGCACCGTTCGTACAGGTCAGCCGTGAAAAATACCGCAAGCAGGTCCGTACGGAACTGGAAGCAATCGGAGTGACACCGACTGAGGATAAAGTCAATAAAATTGCGGAGATCCGTGTGAAAGAAGAGATCAACCGTGGTGTGCAGATGATCCAGTATCAGGTGATCACACTGATGACGACAAACGGACAGGCACCGTTTATCACGGTATTTATGTATTTGGATGAGGTACCGGAAGGCCAGCTTCGCGATGATCTTGCCGCAGTGATCGAGGAGATGCTCCATCAGAGAATCCTTGGTGTAAAGAATGAGCAGGGCGTATACATTACACCTGCATTCCCAAAACTGATCTATGTGTTAGAGGCAGATAATATCCGTGAGGGTACCAAATACTGGTATCTGACAAAACTTGCAGCGGAATGTACGGCAAAGAGAATGGTTCCGGACTATATTTCAGAGAAGATCATGAAAAAGTTAAAAGACGGCAACTGTTATACCTGTATGGGATGCAGATCTTTCCTGACTGTTGACCGCACAAAAGGAAATTATGCAAATGCAAAAAATTACGTTCCGGGTAAGAAGTATTACGGCAGATTTAACCAGGGAGTTGTCACTTTAAATCTCGTGGATGTCGCATGCTCTTCCGGAAAAGATATGGATAAATTCTGGGAACTTTTGGATGAAAGGTTAGATCTTTGTTACAGGGCTCTGATTATCCGTCATAAGAGACTGCTCGGTACACCTTCTGATGTGGCACCGATTCTCTGGCAGAACGGTGCACTGGCACGTCTGAAAAAAGGTGAGACGATCGATAAACTTTTATATGACGGTTATTCCACGATTTCTCTTGGCTATGCCGGACTTTGTGAGTGTACCAGATACATGAAGGGGGTTTCCCACACCGAGCCGGAAGGAACAGAGTTTGCATTAAAAGTAATGCGCCGTTTAAATGATGCATGTACGGAATGGAAAGAAAAACACAATATCGATTTCAGCCTGTACGGAACACCACTGGAATCAACGACTTATAAGTTCGCGAAATGTCTTCAGAAGCGTTTTGGCATTATTCCGGGAGTGACGGATAAGAACTACATCACAAACAGCTATCATGTCCATGTGACAGAGGAAATCAGTGCATTCGATAAGTTGAAGTTTGAGTCACAGTTCCAGGAGCTTTCTCCGGGAGGTGCGATCAGCTATGTGGAAGTGCCGAATATGCAGAATAATCTTGACGCTGTACTTGCAGTGATGCAGTATATTTATGACAATATTATGTACGCAGAGCTGAATACCAAGAGCGATTACTGTATGGAATGCGGTTATTCCGGAGAGATCAAGATCGTCAATGACAAGGACGGCAAACTTGTCTGGGAGTGCCCGAACTGCGGTAACCGTGACCAGAACAAGATGAGCGTGGCGCGCAGAACCTGCGGCTACATTGGAACACAGTTCTGGAATCAGGGCAGAACACAGGAAATTAAAGAGAGAGTGCTTCATTTATAA
- a CDS encoding thioesterase family protein yields MLEAGIKGQHTIIVEKENTAAVMKSGTLAVFATPAMIALIEETAWKSVADELEEGCVTVGTSLNVKHLAASPVGMKVTCNTTLVEVDKRRLVFSVEVEDETGKVGEGTHERFIVQAEKFQNKADAKLNR; encoded by the coding sequence ATGTTAGAAGCAGGAATCAAAGGACAGCATACCATTATAGTAGAGAAAGAAAATACAGCAGCAGTGATGAAAAGCGGTACGTTAGCAGTATTCGCAACACCGGCAATGATCGCCCTGATCGAGGAGACCGCATGGAAGAGTGTTGCAGATGAACTTGAAGAAGGATGTGTGACTGTGGGAACGAGCCTTAATGTAAAACATCTTGCCGCATCACCGGTGGGAATGAAGGTGACCTGCAATACCACTTTAGTGGAAGTGGATAAAAGACGTCTTGTATTTTCCGTAGAAGTAGAGGATGAGACCGGAAAAGTCGGAGAAGGAACGCATGAGCGTTTTATTGTACAGGCGGAAAAATTTCAGAATAAGGCGGATGCCAAGTTAAATAGATAG
- a CDS encoding ZIP family metal transporter, which yields MKNGLNRLVQKALLGFASGVMVAASVWSLLIPSIDMSEGMGKFAFLPAAIGFIFGILFLLLMDKIIPHLHMNEDKPEGLPSHLKKTTMLVLAVTLHNIPEGMAVGVVFAGLLSGNNGITLAGAFSLSIGIAIQNFPEGAIISLPLKSEGGSTKKAFWYGVASGVVEPIAAGITIILAGIITHMLPYLLAFAAGAMIYVVVEELLPEASEGEHSNINTIGFAAGFLIMMILDVALG from the coding sequence ATGAAAAACGGGTTGAACCGTCTGGTACAGAAAGCACTGCTTGGTTTTGCATCCGGCGTTATGGTGGCGGCATCTGTGTGGTCGCTGCTGATACCATCCATCGACATGTCAGAGGGAATGGGAAAATTTGCATTTTTACCGGCAGCAATCGGATTTATATTTGGAATCCTGTTTTTACTGCTGATGGACAAAATCATTCCGCATCTTCATATGAATGAAGACAAACCGGAAGGATTGCCAAGTCACCTAAAAAAAACAACCATGCTGGTACTGGCTGTTACTCTTCATAATATACCGGAGGGAATGGCAGTCGGTGTTGTGTTCGCCGGACTTTTATCAGGAAACAACGGAATTACACTGGCGGGAGCATTTTCATTGTCCATAGGAATTGCAATTCAGAATTTTCCGGAAGGTGCAATTATATCGCTTCCGCTGAAAAGTGAAGGCGGCAGTACAAAAAAAGCCTTCTGGTATGGCGTGGCATCCGGTGTGGTAGAACCGATCGCGGCGGGAATTACGATTATTTTAGCCGGAATCATCACACATATGCTGCCATATCTGCTTGCATTTGCAGCAGGGGCAATGATCTATGTGGTCGTGGAAGAGCTTCTTCCGGAAGCATCAGAAGGAGAACATTCCAATATTAATACGATTGGATTTGCGGCAGGTTTTCTGATCATGATGATATTAGATGTCGCATTGGGATAA
- a CDS encoding YdcF family protein: MRGVQMVIIAVGGILLFWFFAPLLCKGIFNIGTATGILISLFLLCYGIFFGRMNRRALILWNGRKTHWICVFLLVLVLIMIMTVLAETFLMIHSALHTPPQNTTAVVLGCSVKGTKPSRILEERIDAAYDYLSVNKDAVCILSGGRGPGEDITEAQCMYEVLTKRGISENRLILEERSTTTEENLKYTGEILKDRGLDMTVTLVTSEFHEYRANQMAARLGMKSYSTPAHTFFVYFPTYYVRELYGILYYELRHWD; this comes from the coding sequence ATGCGCGGTGTACAGATGGTCATTATAGCGGTCGGAGGCATTTTATTATTCTGGTTCTTCGCGCCGCTGTTATGCAAAGGAATTTTTAATATAGGAACGGCGACCGGGATTCTGATCTCGTTATTCCTGTTATGTTATGGAATTTTTTTCGGGCGTATGAACAGGAGAGCTTTGATATTGTGGAATGGCAGGAAAACACACTGGATATGTGTTTTCCTGCTTGTCCTTGTACTTATAATGATCATGACAGTGTTGGCAGAGACATTTCTGATGATCCACTCAGCATTACACACTCCGCCGCAAAATACGACAGCTGTTGTTTTAGGATGCAGTGTAAAAGGTACAAAACCAAGCAGAATATTAGAGGAACGTATTGATGCTGCATATGATTATCTGAGTGTAAATAAAGATGCAGTATGTATTTTGTCCGGTGGCAGAGGACCGGGTGAAGATATCACGGAAGCACAGTGCATGTATGAAGTGCTGACAAAACGGGGAATCAGTGAAAATCGTCTGATTTTAGAAGAACGATCTACAACGACGGAAGAAAATTTAAAATATACCGGAGAAATTTTAAAAGACCGTGGACTTGATATGACTGTGACACTGGTTACCAGTGAATTTCATGAATATCGGGCGAATCAGATGGCAGCCAGGCTGGGAATGAAAAGTTACAGTACCCCGGCACATACATTTTTTGTATATTTTCCCACCTATTATGTGAGGGAACTGTATGGCATTTTATATTATGAATTGCGTCATTGGGATTAG